The following proteins come from a genomic window of Populus alba chromosome 12, ASM523922v2, whole genome shotgun sequence:
- the LOC118060654 gene encoding BAG family molecular chaperone regulator 2 encodes MMKMKTAKATTGLSHMNGGSAGGGGELEVRPGGMLVQKRDPDSDRTSFPPPTIRIKVKYGSAYHEINISSQATFGELKKMLSAPTGLHHQDQKLIYKDKERDSKAFLDISGVKDRSKMVLVEDPISQEKRFLEMRKNAKMEKASKSISEISLEVDRLAGQVSAFESVITKGGKVAEKSVLNLIELLMNQLLKLDGIMADGDVKLQRKIQVQRVQKYVETLDMLKIKNSMPTGNSDEIKASMPIGNGNHAPTQQQHKHSNGQKIASIQKRQPRYTNGHALIPIEEEEEQRHPFEHLSIHQQQQPSRRSASGEVVVTTQWETFDSTPALEPVPSISTSSTATKTSSHQPQFPWDFVN; translated from the exons atgatgaagatgaagactGCTAAGGCAACTACTGGGCTGTCACACATGAATGGTGGCTCAgccggtggtggtggtgagttGGAGGTTAGACCAGGAGGAATGTTAGTACAGAAGAGAGACCCGGATTCTGATCGGACCTCTTTCCCTCCACCGACAATTAGAATCAAGGTTAAATATGGGTCAGCTTATCATGAAATCAATATTAGCTCACAGGCTACATTTG GGGAgttgaagaaaatgttgtcaGCACCCACAGGATTGCATCACCAAGATCAGAAGCTGATTTacaaagataaagagagggatTCAAAAGCATTTCTTGATATTTCTGGAGTTAAGGACAGGTCCAAAATGGTGCTAGTTGAGGACCCGATTAGTCAGGAGAAGAGGTTTCTTGAGATGAGAAAGAATGCAAAGATGGAGAAGGCGTCAAAATCCATATCAGAAATCAGCTTGGAAGTTGACCGGCTTGCCGGCCAG GTTTCAGCCTTTGAATCAGTAATCACTAAAGGTGGGAAAGTAGCAGAGAAAAGTGTGCTCAATTTGATCGAGTTATTGATGAATCAATTGTTGAAATTGGATGGAATTATGGCTGATGGCGATGTCAAATTGCAAAGGAAAATACAG GTTCAAAGGGTGCAAAAGTATGTGGAGACTCTCGATATGTTGAAGATCAAGAATTCCATGCCTACTGGTAACTCCGACGAAATCAAGGCCTCCATGCCTATTGGTAATGGAAACCACGCCCCAACGCAGCAGCAACACAAACATTCTAATGGACAGAAAATAGCCTCAATTCAAAAGCGGCAACCAAGGTATACCAATGGACACGCATTGATAccaatagaagaagaagaagaacagcgGCACCCATTCGAACATTTATCGATCCATCAACAACAGCAGCCATCAAGGCGTTCAGCGTCTGGGGAAGTTGTTGTAACCACGCAATGGGAAACATTTGATTCTACTCCAGCTTTAGAGCCGGTCCCTTCAATATCTACATCCTCCACAGCCACCAAAACTTCATCCCATCAGCCGCAGTTCCCTTGGGATTTCGTCAACTAA